Genomic DNA from Vibrio tubiashii ATCC 19109:
GCGCCACTTCTCGCTGGTGGTTTCAAACAGCATTGACGGTACGCCTTGTTCCGCTGACGATAGTGTGCGAGTAAGACCTGATTGCTTTGCTCTTAGCTCACTTTGCTCTAGATAATTGTGTCTAATGCCAGCGGTGAGCATGGTTTGCCCTTGCTGAGCGGTAATACCTTCGCGTACGGCAGCTAGGAACTCATCGGTTGCAGTGCTTTTTGCGACAAAGACGACCGCAGGTTTGGTGCAGAACTGACCGCAGCCCATATTCATCGACATTACATACTCTTCAGCCAAAGACTTTGCGCCACTCTTCATTCGATTCGAAAGAATGAAGACAGGGTTTGAAGCGCCTAGTTCACCGTAGAAAGGAATCGGTTCTTGTCTTCGCTGAGCGAGATCAAACAGTGCTCGACCTCCATGAATGGATCCAGTAAATCCGACCGCTTTAATTGCAGGGTGCGTTACCACAGCCTGCCCAAGCTCGTGTGTAGTTCCTTGAAGCAGAGCAAAAACGGCTTGCGGCAAGTTTACGATGTTGAGTGCTTTTGCTATGCACTTAGCGACGATGTCACTGGTTCCAGGGTGGGCTGGGTGGCCTTTTACAATCACAGGGCAACCTGCCGCAAGTGCAGAAGCTGTATCGCCACCAGCAGTTGAGAAGGCAAGGGGGAAGTTAGAAGCACCAAATACGGCAACAGGACCTAAGGCGATGTTTTGACGGCGAATATCGGGTTTAGGTAAAGGCTCGCGAGATGAATTAGCAGTATCAAATATTGCCTCCTGCCAAAGACCTCCTTCCACTACATCAGCAAACAGTCGGAGTTGAGCTGTAGTGCGGCTTAGCTCACCATTAAGTCTTGCAAGTGGGAGGGCTGACTCAAGATTCGCTCTTTCTACAATCGCTTGGCGATCCTCTTCTAAGCAGTCGGCGATGGTCTGTAACAGTTGGCTACGTATATTGGGAGAGGTTTGCCTATATGCTTTTGCTACTTCATGAGCAGCAGTAATCGCGAGATCAACGTCTTGGTCAGAATGCTCGGCGAATACCCCTTGCAAGGGCTGCTGTGTTTGAGGGTTTATGGCTGAAAAAGTAGTTGCGGTACTCATAACGGGTTCCTAGTTGTTCTAATTCGATTCGGGTTATTTAAGTTCAAAGCCATATGCGTAAGGGTCTTGATCATCTACCCATATGGTGTTGTGTCCAGTGACTTGAGCCCAACCTTCGATGCTTGGCAGTATGGCCGCGCGCCCGTTGACCTCAGTGATACCTTCAATACGGCCAGTGAACAAGCTGCCAATAATGCTTTCGTGGATAAAATCTTCGCCCTGTTTGAGTTTTCCTTTGGCATACCACTGCGCCATGCGCGCGCTGGTTCCTGTACCACATGGTGAGCGGTCGAGCGCTTTTTCACCGTAGAAAACGGCATTTCGTGCGGTAGATTCTGGCTGAGTCGTTGTGCCTGTCCACAAAACATGAGACACACCACATACGGTTGGATCTTCAGGGTGGATACATTCGACGGCCTGTGAAACCGCCTGTCTAACTTTAGGGCTAAGCATTAGAATTTCATCTGATGAGTAGTGTTCAAGCCCTTTATAGTTTTCTTGTGGATCAACAATGACGTAGTAATTGCCACCATAAGAAACATCAACCGTTATTTCACCCAGTCCTTCCA
This window encodes:
- a CDS encoding aldehyde dehydrogenase (NADP(+)) yields the protein MSTATTFSAINPQTQQPLQGVFAEHSDQDVDLAITAAHEVAKAYRQTSPNIRSQLLQTIADCLEEDRQAIVERANLESALPLARLNGELSRTTAQLRLFADVVEGGLWQEAIFDTANSSREPLPKPDIRRQNIALGPVAVFGASNFPLAFSTAGGDTASALAAGCPVIVKGHPAHPGTSDIVAKCIAKALNIVNLPQAVFALLQGTTHELGQAVVTHPAIKAVGFTGSIHGGRALFDLAQRRQEPIPFYGELGASNPVFILSNRMKSGAKSLAEEYVMSMNMGCGQFCTKPAVVFVAKSTATDEFLAAVREGITAQQGQTMLTAGIRHNYLEQSELRAKQSGLTRTLSSAEQGVPSMLFETTSEKWRSNPQWQEEIFGPQSIVVLCEDDQDMLELSQNLAGSLTATIQAEPNDHPVAAQLLSELEEVAGRIVFNGWPTGVEVSYAMVHGGPYPASTMPASTSVGAEAIKRWLRPVAYQSVPEELLPQALKSTNPLNVRMSVDGK
- a CDS encoding 4-hydroxyproline epimerase, which gives rise to MRQGTFFCIDAHTCGNPVRLVAGGVPHLEGKTMSDKRQFFLEHYDWIRQSLMFEPRGHAMMSGSVVLPPCSENADASILFIETSGCLPMCGHGTIGTVTSALEHRLINPRVEGKLILDVPAGQIEVHYQRDGEKVTSVKIYNVPAYLAHQDVTVNVEGLGEITVDVSYGGNYYVIVDPQENYKGLEHYSSDEILMLSPKVRQAVSQAVECIHPEDPTVCGVSHVLWTGTTTQPESTARNAVFYGEKALDRSPCGTGTSARMAQWYAKGKLKQGEDFIHESIIGSLFTGRIEGITEVNGRAAILPSIEGWAQVTGHNTIWVDDQDPYAYGFELK